The following are encoded together in the Acidobacteriota bacterium genome:
- a CDS encoding tetratricopeptide repeat protein produces the protein MVRGDAAAVVGAPAFWPAWGVAIVFLGFVLGCGDSGGDVPNAPAPTAATEIPRIPNLSELDPGFATAVRDALAVVDRDPASGAAVGALGRLYQAHRYVDQARRCYERAEELEPSSPDWPYYLGFLAAGRGAHDEAMRRFERALELRPSYWAARVRLGNALLAAGDTDGAEDEFRAVRAASPGTPWGELGLGKAARRRGLRETAAEHLRTALALDPAHRETRYLLAMTERQLGNPDRAGELLAGLAEAEVSSLDDPMLEAVFELVRDTQTMIRTANRRLAEGNHLAAERLYREVLRLDPDSYDAHLNLGVLLGLADRNQEAAAALERAIEIDAERADAYALLTIAYIKTGRAEEGLQQLEKALELNPDHPRAREILRSLGGN, from the coding sequence GTGGTGCGCGGTGACGCCGCCGCCGTTGTTGGTGCGCCGGCCTTCTGGCCGGCATGGGGTGTCGCAATCGTCTTTCTGGGGTTCGTTCTCGGCTGTGGCGACTCAGGAGGCGACGTCCCCAACGCGCCAGCGCCCACCGCAGCCACCGAGATCCCCCGCATCCCCAACCTCTCCGAACTCGACCCGGGCTTCGCCACGGCCGTCCGTGACGCTCTCGCGGTCGTTGACCGTGACCCGGCGAGCGGCGCGGCAGTCGGCGCCCTGGGACGCCTCTATCAGGCTCATCGCTACGTCGACCAGGCCCGGCGCTGCTACGAACGGGCGGAGGAACTCGAACCATCGAGCCCCGACTGGCCGTACTACCTGGGCTTTCTCGCCGCGGGCCGTGGCGCTCACGACGAAGCGATGCGACGCTTCGAACGCGCTCTGGAACTCCGTCCGTCGTACTGGGCGGCGCGCGTCCGGCTCGGCAACGCGCTGCTGGCCGCTGGCGACACGGACGGCGCGGAGGACGAGTTCCGCGCGGTGCGGGCGGCGTCTCCAGGCACGCCCTGGGGCGAACTGGGGCTGGGCAAGGCGGCCCGGCGCCGAGGCCTGCGGGAAACCGCGGCCGAGCATCTGCGCACGGCGCTGGCGCTCGATCCGGCCCATCGGGAGACCCGTTACCTGCTGGCGATGACCGAGCGGCAACTCGGCAACCCGGACCGCGCCGGGGAACTGCTGGCCGGACTGGCGGAAGCGGAGGTCTCAAGCCTCGACGACCCGATGCTGGAGGCAGTGTTCGAGCTGGTACGGGACACCCAGACCATGATCCGGACCGCGAACCGGCGGCTGGCCGAAGGGAACCATCTCGCCGCGGAACGCCTCTACCGTGAGGTCCTGCGGCTCGATCCCGACTCCTACGATGCACACCTCAACCTGGGCGTGCTCCTCGGTCTGGCCGACCGCAACCAGGAGGCTGCCGCGGCGCTGGAAAGGGCGATCGAGATCGACGCAGAGCGGGCCGACGCCTACGCGCTCCTTACCATTGCCTACATCAAGACAGGACGGGCCGAAGAAGGTCTGCAGCAGTTGGAGAAGGCGCTTGAGTTGAACCCCGATCATCCTCGGGCGCGCGAGATTCTCCGCAGCCTGGGCGGCAACTGA
- a CDS encoding aldo/keto reductase, giving the protein MKVVQLGEKCGLRVSELCLGTMNFGEPGRGHQGDWTLDIDASRPIFQAAIERGLSYFDCADIYGIGACERVVGVLLRELLPRDEYVIATKVSMPMGRSPNQGGLSRKHIMEGVDGCLQRLGLDYIDQLIIHRHPHGIPGQVQAPIEETLGALHDVVKAGKALYLGASSMFAWQFTELQMTARQNGWTEFVSMQNHYNLVYREEEREMNPYCARTGVALTPWSPLARGILTGSYKGSFDEGGTDRSKGGDRARTEMLYGGAATFDIADRVVEVAKKYGRTPAQISLAWLVNKPEVTSPVVGVSKISQIEQLVEATTIELDEEDVSYLEELYQPVENLLSLGHS; this is encoded by the coding sequence TTGAAGGTGGTCCAGTTGGGCGAGAAGTGCGGACTCCGGGTGTCGGAGCTGTGCCTGGGAACGATGAACTTCGGAGAGCCGGGCAGGGGTCACCAGGGTGACTGGACGCTCGACATCGACGCCTCGCGGCCGATCTTCCAGGCCGCCATCGAACGCGGCCTCTCCTACTTCGACTGCGCGGACATCTACGGCATCGGCGCCTGCGAGCGGGTCGTCGGGGTGCTCCTGCGCGAGCTGCTGCCGCGGGACGAGTACGTGATCGCGACCAAGGTCTCCATGCCGATGGGCCGGTCGCCGAACCAGGGCGGGCTGTCCCGAAAGCACATCATGGAAGGGGTGGACGGCTGCCTGCAGCGGTTGGGCCTCGACTACATCGATCAGTTGATCATCCATCGGCACCCGCACGGCATTCCCGGCCAGGTCCAGGCGCCGATCGAGGAGACGCTCGGGGCCCTGCACGACGTGGTGAAGGCCGGCAAGGCGCTGTACCTGGGCGCGTCATCCATGTTCGCGTGGCAGTTCACCGAGCTCCAGATGACGGCGCGGCAGAACGGCTGGACCGAGTTCGTGTCGATGCAGAACCACTACAACCTGGTCTACCGGGAGGAAGAGCGGGAGATGAACCCGTACTGCGCGCGGACCGGGGTGGCGCTGACGCCCTGGTCGCCGCTGGCGCGCGGCATCCTCACCGGCTCGTACAAGGGCAGCTTCGACGAGGGCGGTACCGACCGCTCGAAGGGCGGGGATCGGGCACGCACCGAGATGCTCTACGGCGGCGCCGCCACCTTCGACATCGCCGACCGGGTGGTCGAGGTGGCGAAGAAGTACGGCCGCACGCCGGCGCAGATCTCGCTGGCCTGGCTGGTGAACAAGCCCGAGGTCACCTCGCCCGTCGTCGGAGTGTCCAAGATCTCCCAGATCGAGCAGCTCGTCGAGGCGACGACGATCGAACTCGACGAAGAGGACGTCTCCTACCTGGAGGAGTTGTACCAGCCGGTCGAGAACCTGCTGTCGCTCGGCCACTCCTGA
- a CDS encoding DUF1800 domain-containing protein, which produces MTLKPRVHPGSCVAAAIAWCIALPAAAIAAPVDSAGHAWVGDLAPLAESDFGYEQAAHLLERAGFGGTPAEIEELVALGLEGAVARLVDYEAVDDSALSPFDESGIWDPGMDPFPPSRAAAVRRARRHGRSLGVDVLPEGSSRPIQPVVDKFFYGLRSNVLETRRLALWWADRMVVTPRPLEEKMTLFWHDHFATSEVKVRDARKMHLQNRTLRTHATADFKSLVLAVMRDPAMLVYLDNRENVKDHPNENFGRELLELFTMGQNSGDTRNYTEQDVREASRAFTGWTNDVLDYRFDAELHDDGPKTFLGREGNLGGEEVLDIILEQPATGEFIAGKVYRYLVREDLDRPLQVELGRRLRESGYELKALLRTILSSRDFYSPPSVATQIKSPVALFVSTYRKLGVPRAPTVPDMNSLAGRLGQQLLYPPNVAGWAGGRTWITPATLLERGNAMRSVLFPPALEEFGHPDRRMPGIYRQVGERLARGMTITAATKQGDAASNTLADADEEYNTRYGGYRGYVVAYERVKLVPRHVLDVDVRTMVLAAGAIDAEGAVDHFLHRFLRVPLTGHGRAALVRHLERELESTGLEAQDPGAPEKVEEALRSTLYLVFGSPEYQLG; this is translated from the coding sequence GTGACCTTGAAACCTCGCGTTCATCCCGGAAGCTGCGTGGCGGCGGCGATCGCCTGGTGCATCGCTCTGCCTGCGGCCGCCATCGCCGCGCCGGTCGATTCGGCCGGCCACGCCTGGGTCGGGGACCTGGCGCCCCTGGCCGAGTCGGACTTCGGCTACGAGCAGGCGGCGCACCTGCTGGAGCGGGCCGGTTTCGGCGGCACGCCGGCGGAGATCGAGGAACTCGTCGCGCTCGGGCTGGAGGGCGCGGTCGCCCGGCTCGTGGACTACGAGGCGGTCGACGACTCGGCGCTTTCCCCGTTCGACGAATCCGGGATCTGGGATCCGGGCATGGACCCGTTCCCGCCCAGCCGGGCGGCGGCGGTGCGACGGGCGCGACGGCACGGCCGGTCGCTCGGCGTCGACGTTCTCCCCGAGGGTTCGTCGCGGCCGATCCAGCCGGTGGTCGACAAGTTCTTCTACGGGCTGCGCAGCAACGTGCTGGAGACGCGGCGGCTGGCGCTGTGGTGGGCCGATCGCATGGTGGTCACGCCCCGGCCGCTCGAAGAGAAGATGACCCTCTTCTGGCACGACCACTTCGCGACCTCCGAGGTCAAGGTCCGCGACGCCCGCAAGATGCACCTCCAGAACCGGACGTTGCGTACTCATGCCACGGCGGACTTCAAGAGCCTTGTGCTCGCGGTCATGCGCGATCCGGCGATGCTGGTCTACCTCGACAACCGGGAGAACGTGAAGGACCACCCGAACGAGAACTTCGGCCGCGAGCTGCTCGAACTGTTCACGATGGGCCAAAACAGCGGAGACACGCGCAACTACACCGAGCAGGACGTTAGGGAGGCGTCGCGGGCCTTCACCGGCTGGACGAACGACGTCCTCGACTATCGGTTCGACGCCGAGCTCCACGACGACGGCCCGAAGACCTTCCTGGGCCGCGAGGGCAACCTGGGCGGCGAGGAAGTGCTCGACATCATCCTCGAGCAGCCGGCCACCGGCGAGTTCATCGCCGGCAAGGTCTACCGCTACCTCGTGCGGGAGGATCTGGACCGGCCGCTCCAGGTCGAGCTGGGCCGCCGCCTGCGCGAATCGGGATACGAACTGAAGGCGTTGCTGCGGACGATTCTGTCCTCGAGGGACTTCTACAGCCCACCATCGGTCGCCACCCAGATCAAGAGCCCGGTCGCGCTGTTCGTCTCGACCTACCGCAAGCTCGGCGTGCCGAGGGCGCCCACGGTGCCCGACATGAACAGCCTCGCGGGTCGCCTGGGCCAGCAACTGCTCTACCCGCCGAACGTCGCCGGCTGGGCGGGCGGGCGCACCTGGATCACGCCGGCGACGTTGCTCGAGCGCGGCAACGCGATGCGTTCGGTCCTCTTTCCGCCTGCGCTCGAGGAGTTCGGCCATCCGGATCGCCGGATGCCGGGGATCTACCGCCAGGTGGGTGAGCGTCTGGCGCGGGGTATGACGATCACGGCGGCGACGAAGCAGGGCGACGCCGCGTCGAACACGCTGGCCGACGCGGATGAGGAGTACAACACCCGCTACGGCGGCTACCGTGGCTACGTCGTGGCCTACGAACGGGTCAAGCTGGTGCCGCGCCACGTTCTCGACGTCGACGTGCGGACCATGGTGCTGGCAGCCGGCGCCATCGACGCCGAGGGAGCGGTCGACCACTTCCTGCACCGGTTCCTGCGCGTTCCGCTGACCGGGCACGGGCGCGCGGCCCTGGTGCGGCACCTCGAGCGCGAACTGGAGTCGACCGGTCTGGAGGCACAAGACCCCGGCGCACCCGAGAAAGTCGAGGAGGCGCTACGCTCGACGCTCTACCTCGTCTTCGGTTCGCCCGAGTATCAGTTGGGCTGA
- a CDS encoding DUF1501 domain-containing protein, translating to MAERLPCGCSRRDFLHRGLLGLGVAAGLPAVLGRTSAALALEELRSGISDASGRILVVVELSGGNDGLNTVIPFRNDEYYRVRPNLGIRPKRAIALTEEAGFHPSLVGMEGLYKDGNLAVVEGCGYPNPSLSHFSSMGFWHTGVPNGGEALGWLGRLADDHGPDGTPNYIVNVASSQSLAVRAARHSPLVFDDPGRLRRRGTEGEKKALGQLGTDETSGNDALDFLRGTAANAASSAALVRDAWSGYRTPVDYGIGGLGADLRKVAALIEAELPTRIYYVSFRGNSFDTHVHQADTHARLLMYMSDAVAGFLRDVDRIGRADDVAVLMFTEFGRRVEENASLGTDHGTAGPMFVAGKGVAGGFYGDTPSLTDLDDGNLKMTTDFRRVYASMIEGWMGMDDASAVLRGEFPALPVFGVAS from the coding sequence ATGGCTGAACGACTTCCTTGCGGCTGTTCGCGGCGCGACTTCCTGCACCGCGGCCTTCTTGGACTCGGCGTCGCCGCCGGTCTGCCGGCGGTTCTCGGCCGTACGTCGGCGGCGCTCGCGCTCGAGGAACTGCGGTCCGGGATCTCCGACGCGTCGGGACGCATCCTGGTCGTGGTGGAGCTCTCCGGCGGCAACGATGGGCTGAACACCGTCATCCCGTTCCGGAACGACGAGTACTACCGGGTGCGCCCGAACCTGGGAATCCGCCCCAAGCGGGCGATCGCACTCACGGAAGAAGCCGGGTTCCACCCGTCGCTGGTCGGCATGGAGGGCCTGTACAAGGACGGGAACCTGGCGGTCGTCGAGGGCTGTGGCTATCCGAACCCGAGCCTGTCCCACTTCTCGTCGATGGGCTTCTGGCACACCGGCGTGCCGAACGGCGGCGAGGCGCTCGGCTGGCTCGGCCGGCTCGCCGACGATCACGGGCCGGACGGTACGCCCAACTACATCGTCAACGTGGCCAGTTCGCAGTCCCTGGCGGTGCGCGCGGCCCGGCACTCGCCGCTGGTCTTCGACGACCCGGGCCGCCTCCGCCGTCGCGGCACCGAGGGCGAGAAGAAGGCGCTCGGCCAGCTCGGCACGGACGAGACGAGCGGCAACGACGCCCTCGACTTCCTGCGCGGTACGGCGGCCAACGCCGCTTCCAGCGCGGCGCTCGTGCGCGACGCCTGGTCCGGTTACCGGACGCCGGTCGACTACGGCATAGGCGGCCTCGGTGCCGACCTGCGCAAGGTCGCCGCCCTGATCGAGGCCGAGTTGCCCACCCGCATCTACTACGTGAGCTTCCGCGGCAACTCGTTCGACACCCACGTCCACCAGGCCGACACCCACGCCCGGCTGCTGATGTACATGTCCGACGCGGTCGCGGGCTTCCTTCGCGACGTGGATCGGATCGGCCGCGCCGACGATGTGGCGGTACTGATGTTCACCGAGTTCGGCCGGCGGGTGGAGGAGAACGCGAGCCTCGGCACAGATCACGGCACCGCGGGTCCGATGTTCGTCGCCGGCAAGGGCGTCGCCGGCGGCTTCTACGGCGACACGCCCAGCCTCACCGACCTCGACGACGGCAACCTGAAGATGACGACCGACTTCCGGCGGGTCTACGCGTCGATGATCGAGGGCTGGATGGGGATGGACGACGCTTCCGCCGTCCTCAGGGGCGAGTTCCCGGCGCTGCCGGTGTTCGGCGTGGCGTCGTAG
- a CDS encoding PQQ-dependent dehydrogenase, methanol/ethanol family, which yields MKLKRTVLLAVGTALFLAAAAASQPPPRRAEAAYGVDDAALVGAAGRTADWLTYGGTYKEQRYSVLDQINDGNVGQLGIAWVQETNTKRGLEATPLIVDGVMYATGAWNVIYALDAVTGEPLWTYDPEVPRSIANKTCCDAVNRGAALYRGKVISATLDGRLIAIDAETGELAWSTMTVPEDSMYTITGAPRIAKGKVIIGNSGAEYGVRGYVDAYDAETGERAWRFYTVPGNPADGFENEAMRMAAETWTGEWWTGGGGGTVWDSIVYDPELDLLYIGVGNGAPWDRNLRSPGGGDNLFLSSIVALKPDTGEYVWHYQTTPGDTWDYTATQPIMLAELPIGGRVRQVLMQAPKNGFFYLLDRRTGELISAEEFVTVTWASHVDLASGRPVELAGARYTDQTVNVSPGPLGGHNWHPMAFSPKTGLVYIPAMEMGNFYVPDPSYEYTPGQWNLGIRAAAPEDIPQAIVDATGLSGQLLAEDAPPALLSGHLLAWDPVAQREVWRAQYTMPWSGGVLATAGNLVFQGTPFGQLTAYRADDGEKLWESYTGSGVIAPPITFESGGTQHIAVMSGWGGAFGIVGSRSARQAVESEGRIVVYAIGATGRPIERQERREIRVTRVDHGASIADIDAGRRLFNQYCLVCHGYGAVSGGVTPDLRQSSQRVFDSYEAALLEGALVDLGMPSFAPVLDRDDVALLKTYVLHRRNMLADEQAAAAP from the coding sequence ATGAAGCTGAAGCGCACCGTCCTTCTTGCCGTTGGAACGGCCTTGTTCCTGGCCGCGGCCGCGGCCTCCCAACCGCCGCCCCGCCGGGCCGAGGCCGCATACGGAGTCGACGACGCCGCGCTGGTCGGCGCCGCCGGCCGCACCGCCGACTGGCTGACCTACGGCGGCACCTACAAGGAACAGCGCTATAGCGTGCTGGACCAGATCAACGACGGCAACGTGGGCCAGCTCGGCATCGCCTGGGTCCAGGAGACGAACACGAAGAGGGGGCTGGAGGCCACGCCGCTCATCGTCGACGGCGTGATGTACGCGACCGGCGCCTGGAACGTGATCTACGCGCTGGACGCGGTCACCGGCGAACCTCTGTGGACCTACGACCCGGAGGTGCCGCGCTCCATCGCGAACAAGACCTGCTGCGACGCGGTAAACCGCGGCGCCGCCCTCTACCGCGGCAAGGTGATCTCCGCCACGCTCGACGGCCGCCTGATCGCCATCGACGCCGAGACCGGAGAACTCGCCTGGTCGACGATGACCGTCCCCGAGGATTCGATGTACACGATCACCGGCGCGCCCCGGATCGCCAAGGGCAAGGTGATCATCGGCAACAGCGGCGCCGAGTACGGCGTGCGCGGCTACGTCGACGCCTACGACGCGGAAACCGGCGAGCGAGCCTGGCGCTTCTACACCGTGCCGGGGAACCCGGCCGACGGCTTCGAGAACGAGGCGATGCGGATGGCCGCCGAGACCTGGACCGGCGAGTGGTGGACCGGCGGCGGCGGCGGCACGGTCTGGGACTCGATCGTCTACGACCCGGAACTCGATCTGCTCTACATCGGCGTCGGCAACGGCGCGCCCTGGGACCGCAACCTGAGGAGCCCCGGCGGCGGCGACAACCTGTTCCTCTCGTCGATCGTGGCGCTTAAGCCCGACACCGGCGAGTACGTCTGGCACTACCAGACGACACCCGGCGACACCTGGGACTACACCGCCACCCAGCCGATCATGCTCGCCGAGCTGCCGATCGGCGGCCGGGTGCGCCAGGTCCTGATGCAGGCGCCGAAGAACGGCTTCTTCTACCTCCTGGACCGCCGCACCGGCGAACTGATCTCGGCCGAGGAGTTCGTCACCGTCACCTGGGCCAGCCACGTCGATCTGGCCAGCGGCCGGCCGGTCGAGCTCGCCGGCGCCCGCTACACCGACCAGACCGTCAACGTATCGCCGGGGCCCCTCGGCGGCCACAACTGGCATCCGATGGCGTTCAGCCCGAAGACCGGCCTCGTCTACATCCCGGCGATGGAGATGGGGAACTTCTACGTCCCCGATCCGAGCTACGAGTACACCCCGGGGCAGTGGAACCTGGGCATTCGCGCCGCCGCGCCCGAGGACATCCCCCAGGCGATCGTCGACGCCACCGGCCTCTCCGGCCAGTTGCTGGCCGAGGACGCGCCGCCGGCCCTGCTCTCGGGCCACCTGCTGGCCTGGGATCCGGTCGCCCAGCGGGAGGTCTGGCGGGCGCAGTACACGATGCCCTGGTCGGGCGGCGTGCTTGCCACCGCCGGTAACCTCGTCTTTCAGGGCACGCCTTTCGGCCAGTTGACCGCGTATCGAGCCGATGACGGCGAGAAGCTCTGGGAGAGCTACACCGGCAGCGGCGTCATCGCGCCGCCGATCACCTTCGAGTCCGGCGGTACCCAGCACATCGCCGTCATGTCCGGCTGGGGCGGCGCCTTCGGCATCGTCGGCAGCCGCTCCGCCCGGCAGGCGGTCGAGTCCGAAGGCCGGATCGTCGTCTACGCCATCGGCGCCACCGGCCGGCCGATCGAGCGGCAGGAGCGCCGCGAGATCCGCGTCACCCGCGTCGATCACGGCGCCTCTATCGCGGACATCGATGCCGGGCGCCGGCTGTTCAACCAGTACTGCCTCGTCTGCCACGGCTACGGCGCCGTCTCCGGCGGCGTGACTCCCGACCTGCGACAGTCCTCGCAGCGAGTGTTCGACTCATACGAGGCCGCCCTCCTCGAGGGCGCCCTGGTCGACCTCGGCATGCCCAGCTTCGCGCCCGTCCTCGACCGGGACGACGTCGCCCTGCTCAAGACGTATGTGCTCCACCGGCGAAACATGCTCGCCGACGAGCAGGCTGCCGCGGCCCCCTGA
- a CDS encoding PQQ-binding-like beta-propeller repeat protein, which translates to MAVAALAAPLASPPLTAQTGAAGDWPAFGGDPGNSKYSTLEEIDHSNFQDVEVVWRWRSIAADTEVPSSVRRGQFKAIPLAVDGRIFVATSLSQVAAIDAGTGETLWAYDPESWRAGRPANLGFHHRGVAWWTDGERERVLIPTHDRRLVSLDAATGNPDPDFGDGGAVEMTPHLGREVMERLTTHSSPPAVCGNTVIVGSIVADFATHKEAPPGFVRAYDIPTGDLAWVFHTIPQNDELGVETWEDESWRYSGNTNVWSMITVDEEAGTAYLPVGTPTNDLYGGHRLGDNLYAESIVAVDCKTGQRQWHYQFVHHGLWDYDPPTAPNLFEATVEGERVRGVVQVTKQAFAFVFDRVTGKPVWEIEEREVPPSDVPGERAAPTQPFPTRPAAFDRQGITEDDLIDWTPELRAEAIEIAADYDLVPLYTPPRFEEAGKPTIQLPADGGGANWTGAAVDPGTGILYVVSHTRSASVSLTRPDPNRSDLNFVPDRWYRTVEGPRGLPLVKPPYGRITAIDLNTGEHLWMVPHGVGPVNHPAIADLELGRLGVATHTAAPLVTPTLLFVTATREHSGDPEANEPDVPPEISVYDKATGEYLGGIELPGTPNSNPISYEHGGRQYLAVATGGGRFGMGGGGTTPELVTLALPREEP; encoded by the coding sequence GTGGCCGTTGCGGCGCTCGCTGCACCACTCGCGAGTCCGCCGCTCACAGCCCAGACCGGAGCCGCCGGCGACTGGCCGGCCTTCGGCGGAGATCCCGGCAACAGCAAGTACTCGACGCTCGAGGAGATCGACCACTCCAACTTCCAGGATGTCGAGGTCGTCTGGCGCTGGCGCTCGATCGCCGCGGACACCGAAGTCCCGAGCAGCGTGCGACGCGGCCAGTTCAAGGCGATTCCACTCGCGGTCGACGGCCGGATCTTCGTCGCAACCTCGCTCAGCCAGGTCGCCGCGATCGACGCCGGGACGGGCGAGACGCTCTGGGCCTACGACCCGGAAAGCTGGCGCGCCGGCCGACCGGCGAACCTCGGCTTCCACCACCGCGGAGTCGCCTGGTGGACCGACGGCGAACGGGAGCGGGTACTGATTCCCACCCACGACCGTCGGCTGGTCTCACTCGATGCAGCAACCGGCAACCCGGACCCCGACTTCGGCGACGGCGGCGCGGTCGAGATGACGCCGCACCTGGGTCGCGAGGTGATGGAGCGCCTGACGACGCACAGTTCGCCGCCGGCAGTCTGCGGCAACACCGTGATCGTGGGCTCCATCGTGGCGGACTTCGCAACTCACAAGGAAGCGCCGCCCGGCTTCGTGCGCGCGTATGACATCCCGACCGGCGACCTCGCGTGGGTCTTCCACACCATCCCGCAGAACGACGAACTCGGCGTGGAGACCTGGGAGGACGAGTCGTGGCGCTACAGCGGTAACACGAACGTCTGGTCCATGATTACAGTCGACGAGGAGGCGGGAACCGCCTACCTGCCGGTCGGCACGCCGACGAACGATCTCTACGGCGGCCACCGGCTCGGTGACAATCTCTACGCCGAGAGCATTGTCGCGGTCGACTGCAAGACCGGCCAGCGCCAGTGGCACTACCAGTTCGTCCACCACGGCCTCTGGGATTACGACCCGCCGACCGCCCCCAACCTGTTCGAGGCGACGGTGGAGGGCGAGCGGGTGCGCGGCGTGGTACAGGTCACCAAGCAGGCCTTCGCCTTCGTCTTCGACCGTGTGACCGGCAAGCCGGTGTGGGAGATCGAGGAACGCGAGGTGCCGCCAAGCGACGTGCCGGGCGAGCGTGCCGCGCCAACCCAGCCCTTCCCCACCCGGCCGGCCGCCTTCGATCGCCAGGGCATCACCGAAGACGACCTGATCGACTGGACTCCCGAACTCCGCGCCGAGGCGATCGAGATCGCAGCCGACTACGACCTGGTGCCGCTCTATACGCCGCCGCGCTTCGAGGAGGCGGGAAAGCCGACGATCCAGTTGCCGGCCGACGGCGGCGGCGCGAACTGGACCGGCGCCGCGGTCGATCCCGGAACCGGAATCCTCTACGTCGTCTCCCATACACGTTCGGCCAGCGTCTCCCTGACCAGGCCGGATCCGAACCGCTCCGACCTGAACTTCGTGCCGGATCGTTGGTACCGGACCGTCGAGGGACCCCGTGGACTGCCCCTGGTCAAGCCGCCATACGGGCGAATCACGGCGATTGATCTGAACACCGGCGAGCACCTCTGGATGGTCCCGCACGGCGTCGGTCCGGTGAACCACCCAGCCATCGCCGACCTCGAACTCGGCCGGCTCGGGGTCGCCACTCACACCGCGGCGCCCCTGGTCACCCCCACGCTGCTGTTCGTCACCGCGACGAGAGAGCACTCCGGCGACCCGGAAGCGAACGAACCCGACGTACCGCCCGAGATCAGCGTCTACGACAAGGCGACGGGCGAATACCTGGGGGGCATCGAGCTGCCCGGCACTCCCAATTCGAACCCGATCAGCTACGAGCACGGCGGCCGGCAGTACCTCGCCGTCGCCACCGGCGGCGGCCGGTTTGGAATGGGCGGCGGCGGAACGACTCCCGAGCTCGTCACGCTCGCGCTGCCCCGAGAGGAACCCTGA
- a CDS encoding cytochrome c codes for MRSKNLAAMLTAAVVLAACTAIAVSPAAASEHEEPVGNLAELMRAILFPNSNFLFDVQMTDPGSPPDPAEEGDGSVSSLFSGIYTGWQVPQQAALALAEIEPLIMNPDRMCQNGTPAPVGNEDYQKYAKQLTEVAKKIYAAAHEEDRDTVSDLTNDLAGACEDCHAIYRRYPESSRCK; via the coding sequence ATGCGTTCGAAGAACCTGGCGGCGATGCTGACGGCCGCCGTTGTCCTCGCGGCCTGCACAGCGATCGCCGTGTCGCCCGCTGCCGCCTCCGAGCACGAGGAACCGGTCGGCAACCTGGCCGAACTGATGCGCGCCATCCTCTTCCCGAACTCCAACTTCCTGTTCGATGTCCAGATGACGGACCCGGGGAGCCCGCCAGACCCGGCCGAAGAAGGCGACGGCTCCGTATCCTCCCTCTTCTCCGGCATCTACACCGGCTGGCAGGTCCCCCAGCAGGCGGCCCTGGCGCTCGCCGAGATCGAACCGCTGATCATGAACCCGGACCGCATGTGCCAGAACGGCACGCCGGCCCCTGTGGGCAACGAGGACTACCAGAAGTACGCGAAGCAGTTGACCGAGGTCGCGAAGAAGATCTACGCCGCAGCGCACGAAGAGGATCGCGACACGGTGAGCGACCTGACGAACGATCTCGCCGGGGCCTGCGAGGATTGCCACGCGATCTATCGCCGCTACCCGGAATCGTCCCGCTGCAAGTAG